The following DNA comes from Erigeron canadensis isolate Cc75 chromosome 3, C_canadensis_v1, whole genome shotgun sequence.
GACGAAATTTGACCTTAAAATAGCCAAAAAATTAAACAACATCGATATAGTAACCAAACTATCCCAAATCAATAGCGAAACAACCCGCTATCATAAAACTGTGTTAGGTCCCGTTGACCCTAGTCAATCGAGATATGTACGAACACGGGTGTGCGGAATCCACTTGAATCCATTCTTGAGGCTTTTAatataatcacacacatatatataataagaacaagagaTAGACAATAATAATTCATTTGTTATTTCAGTCATATGATTACAATTCATATTGAttacatcaaaacataaacGAATTACAACCTATCAAGATGACTCTAATAACAATGAATAATATGGTGGACTTACGGACCGAGGTTTGCGCATACCTCAGCCTGCGGTGAATGAAATCTGTCTAGACTCAAATCGTTAACTGAAACCCTAGACCTATCAAACACATATATACTGACACATAATAAGATCTGGGCTTGGGATTCAAGGACGTGTACTACATGTCACATATACTATAATATCATTTTATAGAGATTAATGTAGTATACACATCATCTTATACAAAATGTCTCATACACAATATAGTACAGACAATACATGTCACGTATACTATAATATCATCCCATAGAGATTAATGTAGCATACGCATCATCTTATACACAGTGTCTCATACACAACGTGGTACATCAACCTTTTAACTTGAATTGCATTGCAGCGGACAATAATAATAGGTGCACGAAAACTGCACCAACACTAGGTCAAGCATAAACACGGTTCAACAACTATAAGCAAATAATATCACTACATAGACATGATCACATTAACCAGGCAGATGCATAACTATCTAGCTACTCATAGCAAAActaataacactaaccattattaaaatagataaatccATAATAGTAATTGTCAAACAAACAAGTCTTGCAATAGtatctaacaataataataaaagtaaatgaaAGATCAAACTAATAACAGGGAAATCAAAGTCACGCAGTCCGTATCCTTCTTGGTCGCTCCTTCGAATTAACACCACGAACCTTAATTAATTTGACCTAGTGATTGTTGTTGTAGAGAATTTAAGCTCGGTCTTCCGGAAGATATGAAGGTATTAttagggtttagatctgatgaaagtggttgatgattatgatgatgttaAGGATTGATGATTGATTATATGTGTGATATGGAGGTGTAAGGAAAGTTTAGATACGGTGAAAATGCCCTGTAAACGACCCACAAGTCGTCTGGAAGAAGTATGTCTTGGCTCTTAGGGTTtagggggtatttataggttttcggaCTAAACCCTAGTTGAACCGACTTTCCCAGCGGCAAGGTGTCCCAATGGCGCTCATGCACTCCCGGCGGCGCTGGTAAGCTCCGGGATCACTTCCAGCGGTGCTAGAGAGAAATGAACAACGTTGGAGGCTTCAGGGTCTACATGGAAGTTGTAGGTCTTTCTCTCgcctttccgtggatagcttactcATTAGAAACGGAGtccgtatgaagaagttatgcccaaaatactaacacGTGGTCGTATGCTTCATGTCGGCCTCAAATTCTTCATGATCCGCTTGCTAGTCTTTGTCCAAAAGTCTTGTGGCTTTGTGTTAAGTTGAGTAAATACATTTGCTTTCACTTGCACGCCTTGTGAACCTATCATAACATGACATCCAgttaagtaccaaaagttcacatttcttaactcatttaagcaccAAAACACGACCTAATGATATgggaaataatcacaaaatggacgcacATCAGCTGGCGCGTTAAATGAGTTGTTGGGTTTATCTCAGGTCCTACGAGTTGGTGGGTTGACAGGTTGACGAATTAGTTTCACTTCGAATGGGCTATGAGTTGTGGGTCAAATGAATTAGTGGGTCGACCTATTAAAtaacattatttaaatttaaatttttgggTTAAGGGGTTGACCTATTAACCCGAAAGGTCAACCCGACCCTAAAAATTCAAGTTGGCAGGTTACTGAGTCCATATTTCACAATCCTAACCTAGATTTCCGTTCAGCTTCAAGTCGAATTTCAGATAAGGTCAACTATTGACAATCTTAGAATATATCAAACCGacttcatatatgttataagtGTATAAGATTTAAgactttattttaacattatgcTCGATTTCATAATAAACTTTATTGTTAGATAACACCCTTTTAAGTTTATTTGGTAACCTGGTCACCGACAGGatattaatctagttatttGTGAGTGATACAAGTACTATCCTATCATTTGTCCAATTTTTTCCTACAAAATAACCATTTACTATATAACATTGGTCGAATTTCAGCTtgcttggtttttttttttttaattcgtctttttactttttgtcacataacatTAATTCTCTTACTTTtgtgtcacaccccgactaaggcagAAAACTCGGGGtgcaagataaagcacacacgcacatggatgttacactCGGTGCAAGATAAAGCACTCGgggtgagtttgtaggtttgAAAACATGATTGTATGCTTGAAATCCTCATTTGAATCACAAATAATTTACTTGAATAACCACTTGAAAACATTAATAGATTGATAGAATAAGTTTTATGCCGTTAATAGAATACGTGAATAACATTAGTATGATGTGGTTATAGACCTACTTATGATACATAAAGCATGAATACATATAAGCGTGCCCTTACAGTCGACATGGCTAGAATGAATACAAGTATGAAGCCGCTTACGGTCCTAGACCTGGCTAAGTGAATCCCAATATGAAGCCGCTTACGGTCATAGACCTGGCTAATTAAATACTAAAGTGAAACCGCTTACGATCACAGACCTGGCCAAATGAATACCAATATGAAGCCGCTTACGGTCATAGACATGACCTGGCTATAATGTATATCAATATCGAACAGTAGTCTAATAGCCATCGAATAGCAATGAAAACAATTTACGAAATAAATGAAACAcattttgtattcctttcaccccaaaacgtaagtaaaaaggggctacaAAAACTCACCTGACAGCTAGCAACAACTTTAAgctacacaagatgttagaaagcaagtaaccggtATGCAATCAATCTGTTACAAGTTATCACAACTAAGTATGTATTCATTATAGAAAAGTGTGCTCATAACGTGCCACCAAATGTTAACTAAGTTGTCCCAAAGCGCtcaagtttgactttgactaaaatttacaagtttgacTAATGTTGACCAatttacgagtttgactaagttgaccaaagttgactaaaatTGACTAAATCAAGGTAGTAATCAAAATCCGAAGTCTCAATTGAAAGTTGGGTTCTTAAATTGAATTCGGGGTCTTATTTGAgatttggggtcttatttcactaaaggacaaaattgaaattgagaggcTAAAATAAGATGCTAAATTGAGAGGCTAAAGTAAGAGGCTAGTGATCTGGGTtagtatttcactaaaagacaaaatgaaattgagagGCTAAATTGAGAGGCTAAAATAAGAGGCCAAATTGGAAATAAGAGGCTAAATTGAAAATAAGAGGCTAAGTTGGATGaaaataagaggctaaattGGAAATAAGAGGTCGTAAATTGaaaataagaggctaaattggaaatgcgaggtcgtaaattgaaaataagaggctaaattGGAAATGCGAGGTCGCAAATCGATGGTGTAGCAAACTGgctgttcttccccaaaattcattctagaaaaccctaatcgtttatTTCGATCTAAAAGGTGTTTTTAAtatcagattgtacttttagactccctaaaatgatgggaaaacaatcctaaagtcGGAAACTCGAAAACGGTCTTAAACCCgtaaacccatttgaacaaagtttataaaaaagtgtacaaaaattcttatatcttaagattttgttaacgaaatcatacgaaactttgacaaaagatgTAGTATACGATTCCAAACattttggacgtaaaaagttcaATACTTGGTGggtgtagtgtgtgtattaaaagaaaaaccgaaaaataccaaaagaagagcataaaaaggtttttgattttataccttaaatctgtaaaatagatgtttgtgatgatgtttaggacGTAAAAACACTGTTATTGaaactaaatctaaacaaaataaggtttgattttcataaaacttgttgaTTTTGGGGTAGTAAAGTGAGGTAGTAAAGATTGGGTAGTAAGGGAAAATGGGGTAGtaaaggtgtgtgtgtgtttttgctaGGAGACTAAGGTGGTGGAAAAATGAGAGTGTGAGGAAAATAAgactatttatatgtagggtaagATAGAAAGGTTCCATGCTAACACACGAATACGATGCCAGACATAAAATACGAGGCCACGCAATTACGACGCTACATTAAAAATTACGAGGTCGTTTTTGTAATACGAGTTCAATTTGAAATACGATGCGACTcacaaatacgaggtcgcattttcatgtttaaaattttattttgacttaaaagttTTCGTGGTCAACTCACGAGTGTTACATTTTGGctcgaaagttttgttttatttagtttttaaacttttatctttctaacttttgctacgaaaatttcattctctttatcTTTTATCAATTAAATTTACAAAAGTTTCCACCCTTTTACTTTTTGCTACATCGGTTTCGTTTGTTTTACTTTTcgcacgaaagttttgttttattactttttatatttttatttttttaacttttgtcacgaaagtttcattatctcacttttcaccacataacttttgttttttttttaacttttgtcaactacacgaaacttttaacctttttactttttgtaacaaaattttattacttttatttttggcacgaaaattttgttttacttagtttttaaactttcatttttcttacatttgacacgaaagtttcattctttttactttttatcacataaatttactaaagttttcgCCCTTTTacttttgccacatcactttcgCTTATTTTAGTTTTcgcacgaaagttttgttttatttactttttatacttttatttttctaatttttgtcacgaaagtttcgttatcttacttttcaccatataacttttgttttcttaattttcgTCAAACTTTTTCCATTTCTAGCAcgaaacttttaacctttttactttttgtcgcataactttatttcttttacttttcacACGAAAGTTTGAGTCTCTTTAccttttatcacataaatttctTAATTACCATGAGTTGTAAATTTCAGGTGTCGTTATTTTTTTTGGGGCAGCGCCCAAATATTGTGAGATGACCggtgtttttttttgtctttctaCTTTTATCGCGCATCCACAATTATTACAGTCCGTAAACGCAGACGTTGAATCTCATCGTTTAAATTTAAACACAAACTCTCcgacttttctttttatatcaattacttattattacttaaaattaaattaaatctctccaatttcttcaaaaataataaataaataaaattcaaaacccCCCACAAATATTCAAGAGagatttatttaataaatactcgtaattataattataattatattattaaaaatatatatatatctatatctcaaTCCGATTCCCCCAATCCCCTTTTCTTTTCCCCAACAATCAATCAATTCTTAATTTTTCATTCCCAATTTTGTTAAACttttttccttcaaattcaCCCAgattgtttttatttgtatcaatattaattaatcttcaattatatatatatatatacacacatctATCTATAGTGTTAGGGTTTTGTTGACAATCTTATTCACCGATTTTTATGATCAgatatttttcaactttttttttaattagttagttttaaATTAGGGTTTGTTTTTTAGGGTTCTCGAAATTTATAAAAAAGGAacctttattatttatttctcTAATGTGGGTCATAATTTTAGCGCCGCAATTGTTTACACTTTGTCGTATATAATCATCATTGGTCTCACCTTTTTAGTGAGattttatatgtgtatgtaaTATACATAggcatatatgtatgtatgtatgtttgttTTAGGATATTTAAGTGAATCTTTAGTTGGGACAGAAAAAAGTTCGCATTTTTCTGAGATAGTAAGAAGCTGGGCTATTGGGATTTAGTGTTGTTGTGAAAGTAGTATTTTTGTTAAATAGTTGTGTATGGGCGAGATCGAGGGATGGTCACAGATGGGTGGTGGTGGGCGTTTGTTGTTGCCGAATGGGCTATTGCCCAATGCTGGTCCATTGATAGAGAGTTTAGATTCAGATAGATGGTTAAAGGCTGAGGAGAGAACGGCCGAGCTTATTACTCGTATACAACCAAATCAGCCGTCTGAAGAGCGTAGAAATGCTGTTGCTGATTACGTGCAACGGCTTATTATGAAGTGTTTTCCCTGtcaggtttttttctttttccttgatGACTTTGTAATGGTTTGTAACTTTGTACATTGACGTGTTCCTAGTTATGTTAGTCTAGGAACTGTATGCTATGTGTTGAATTCGAATGTGTTGTAGATGTTGAACATGGTTTTAAGAACTAAGAAGGCTTGATGGTAAGCAGTTATGAAAAACATAGTAGAATAGAGGCTCTATTTACTTGAAGAGCATGTAACTAAAGGGATGTTCCGACACATGTATGAAGTTATGAACTCATTAAGTAGTGTTTGGCATGAAGTAATTATGATTTAGTTTTCCTATTATTGAGGGTCAAAGTAGTTCTGATTCTTCATCTCCCCTTTGGTATTTTCTTTTGTGGTTTGTAGGTTTTTACATTTGGGTCGGTACCTCTTAAAACGTATCTACCTGATGGGGATATCGACTTAACTGCCTTCAGCAACAATCcaaacttgaaagattcatgggctAGAGAAGTTTGTGATTTGTTAGAGACAGAGGAGAAGAATGAGAATGCAGAATTTCATGTTACGGAAGTGCAATATATTCAAGCAGAAGTACGTTtattcttcattattttttgtttattgttataCCGTCCCCCCAATTACCTATATGGTTGTGATTATCATACTCTCTTGATAGCTGGAATATGGTGTCGTGATCCCTTGATACCATATCATCGCTTTCTGTCTAAGTCTTACGCATGCCTTGGTATTTGAATTTCCATCAACGACAAGCTGTTTTATATTGTGCAAACGCTGGTTTGTAGCGGATTGGATTACAAGCTTATATATGACTTAAAACCTGCTCAACTTCTATTTTTCTCTTTTGTATTGTTATCTGTGAAATTCACTATTCTCTTATAGCTTATTTATGACATTTGAAATCCACTTACTCTAAGATGAGAAgttttacttttacatttattgaCCCCCACCAATATTGGCCTTGTACCAAGCGGCCTGTGGTACTCAGTTGCGACCCACATTTAATAATGTACTAATATTACAGGACCATGGTAGGTGTTAGGAGAAGTAAGTCTAGGGTAATTTTAACATGAGCGGTAGCTGTGAAAGAAACGTCATAGATTGGGATAGAGGTGGTCGTTGGCTCATTTCAATCCAATAATGAAAAGATGGATCAATTTGAGTTGTAATTGATAAACAGGCAATATGGTTAGAACCATATAGTTCAGCTAAAAAATTAGTGGTCCAAACTCATCCAATGGTTGAAAGTTGCCCAAACTGTAGTTAACTGCTGACGACATCCGAAATTTCCCGATGAATTAAGTGGGTCATTGTTctaataaacatattttatgaTCATATTATGTATGAGAACTAGTTGTAAAGTTTCCATTATGGACAAAGAAATGTTGGCAGATCGATCGAATCTGTTTTGACTTGGCCTTAAAGTTTACCTGCTGGCTGCTTCTATGCAAAACAGTTGACCCATTACTCGACCTGCACGACCCCACTAGTTTGTTGCTAAGGAGCTTTTCAGTCTCTTTTCGTGATTTATTGTCATAGATATTGATTGGTATTGGCATAATGGCAtgtgttgataaaattgtaggTGAAGATTATAAAGTGTCTCGTGGAGAATATTGTGGTAGATATTTCCTTTAATCAGCTCGGAGGACTTTGTACACTTTGCTTTCTAGAGGAGGTTAGTGTGATGCTTTCACATATAGTTTTATGTTTCATTTTATAGgttttttattgaattatattGCTGGTGCAGGTTGACAATCTGATAAACCAGAATCATTTGTTTAAGCGTAGCATTATATTGATTAAAGCTTGGTGTTACTACGAGAGTCGTATTCTTGGTGCTCATCATGGACTTATATCAACTTATGCCCTTGAGACCTTGGTTCTTTACATATTCCATGTCTTCAACAATTCCTTTACGGGTCCTCTTGAGGTTGTCACCTtgacaaatatatttttattttttgggatgatttttgtgacttgataaaaaaaacaaatagttGGAATAATCAGTTCATACAAGCTTGGGATGGTTGAGCAGTTTcttgttttttgattattttttaattaatataattatgaatGTTGCCATTTCACGTTCAGGTGCTTTATCGTTTTCTAGAGTTCTTCAGTAATTTTGATTGGGACAACTTCTGTGTTAGCTTGTGGGGTCCTGTACCCATAAATTCACTTCCAGATGTAACTGGTAATATTTGTTAACAATTTTCTTCTCGAAAGTAGACTGATTATTTTGTATCTTCAAATGATGGTTATTCTTTTTGCAACACTGCAGCGGAACCACCTCGGAAGGACAGTGGAGACTTGTTGCTTAACAAAGTGTTTCTTGATGCTTGTAGCTCTGTCTATGCTGTCTTTCCAGCTGGTCAGGATAATCAAGGCCAACCTTTTCTTTCCAAATATTTTAACGTTATTGATCCACTGCGTGTGAGTAACAATCTTGGACGAAGTGTCAGTAAAGGTATATATTTATTGctatattattgatatatatggaaaacaaactgatttacctttttttttttaaatacatattGCTTCTTTCTTTATCACAAAATGCAAGCGAATTTCAGTTACATTATATGTGGCCTCTATTTTTACCAACCCCGACTACTTTAAGTTTTAATAATCAGTGTTGAGTGTTTGACAAAAAGTGACCAAGGTTCTGATAATTCAGGGTTGAATGTTTCAACTTGAAACAATCAGACCCTAAGAAGCGAGTAAGTTTGGATAAACTAAAAAGTCCCTAACTATGTTTAGCTTTAAATGACTGATTTTCTGATTTTAATTCTTCAAACAAGGTTATTACTCTGATGTGTGAGGTTCTGGGagtaattatcattttattcgtaTGTGTGATTTATTAGTTATCGCTTAGTTTTTCTATTATCATGTTTCCAGGTAACTTTTTCAGAATACGTAGTGCTTTTGCGTATGGGGCCGATAGGCTGGCAAGATTACTTGATTGCCCAAAGGAAAATCTCGTTGCGGAAGTAAATCAGTTTTTCACCAACACATGGGACCGCCATGGGAATGGTAATCGTCCTGATGTACCAGTTACCAATTCATTGACTTTTAAACTGTCAACTGATGCTCCAGTTAGGGATTCGAGTGGCAAGAAGTTAGAGACTGACCATACTCATTCTAGCAATTATCAGTCAAGTTCACCCAAAACTAACGTTGTCACTGCAGTTCATGCTAACAAAAATCAACGGAACTTGAAATTGGGCCAGTTGGTCAATGACATTCAAAGGTCTCCATTTGCTAGAACACGATCGAGCCCTGAACTAACCgatacatataaatatgttccttttcaagagACCCGTAACAAACTGCCCGAAACTGAAAAAAATCGCAATAGGAGGAAAAATGTTGAAGCTGATAGCGAGAAAAATGAGCCTTCATCGTTATCCCATGCTCAACCTCATCAAAGTTTTGAGCCTACAATTGAATCAAATATGTATCATCGTGAAGATATGCATCAAAAGGAGCAAGATCTTGTGAACATGATGGCATCTTATACATTTCATGGGTTCAACGGGCCAGTAAATTTAGCATCGGGTCATTTACCTTTCCCAATGTCTCCATCTTTTCTATCTTCATTAGGATACACACAAAGAAATATGGCCGGAATGATTCCCACAAATATGCCTTTTATTGATCCTCAATTCTCAGGTATGCAGTTTCCTCACAGTTTGTTTCCTCATTACTTTTCGGGGGTTGGAATGAACTCAAATTCTGAAGATTTGGTTGATCCTCTTAACGAAAATAATGTCAGTAGTATGGAAATGAAGTCCGGTGATGATAATAATCACGACTTGTGGCGTGAACCTGATCGTGTGAACCCGGAATTTGTTCCACAAGATGATGTAAAATCTCAATCATCTTCTACTGGAATGAATTACGTGCCACCACCTCGTCGTGTTGGTGGTTCTGGCGGGCTGGTGAGAAGTCAACAAAGGAATAACAAGGATAAACGTGACCGATTGCAAGACAATCTTCATTCGGATCATTCCCAATATCAAGAATTTAAAGTAAATGATGCTTATTTAGATGAACGAGCCTCGAGTTCAAGATTCTCGTCTGCTGCTCATAGTAATTCCCTAAGAAGTAAAACATCTTCTGAGAGTTCGTGGGATGAAACATCAACAGTCAACAAGTCAACGAAGGAAAAACGAGGTAAGAAAACAGCTAACATCTATACGGAGTCTGAGGATGATGATCAGGACTGGGTCCCGGTCACACCGATGAATTTGGGTTCTGAGTTGGTACCGAACCAACTCAAACAAGTTCTGCCAAGGCCAAACAGGAATAATACGGAACCAGCTCAAACAAGTGGTTCAGGTTCCGTTATCCCGATGGCTCCAATGATTATTGGGTCTAATCCAAGACAACGCTTGGACAATTCTGGGGGACCGCCCTTGACCTTTTATCCCACCGGGCCACCTGTTCCATTCTTTACGATGCTTCCGTTTTATAACGTTCCATCAGAA
Coding sequences within:
- the LOC122591082 gene encoding uncharacterized protein LOC122591082 isoform X1 yields the protein MGEIEGWSQMGGGGRLLLPNGLLPNAGPLIESLDSDRWLKAEERTAELITRIQPNQPSEERRNAVADYVQRLIMKCFPCQVFTFGSVPLKTYLPDGDIDLTAFSNNPNLKDSWAREVCDLLETEEKNENAEFHVTEVQYIQAEVKIIKCLVENIVVDISFNQLGGLCTLCFLEEVDNLINQNHLFKRSIILIKAWCYYESRILGAHHGLISTYALETLVLYIFHVFNNSFTGPLEVLYRFLEFFSNFDWDNFCVSLWGPVPINSLPDVTAEPPRKDSGDLLLNKVFLDACSSVYAVFPAGQDNQGQPFLSKYFNVIDPLRVSNNLGRSVSKGNFFRIRSAFAYGADRLARLLDCPKENLVAEVNQFFTNTWDRHGNGNRPDVPVTNSLTFKLSTDAPVRDSSGKKLETDHTHSSNYQSSSPKTNVVTAVHANKNQRNLKLGQLVNDIQRSPFARTRSSPELTDTYKYVPFQETRNKLPETEKNRNRRKNVEADSEKNEPSSLSHAQPHQSFEPTIESNMYHREDMHQKEQDLVNMMASYTFHGFNGPVNLASGHLPFPMSPSFLSSLGYTQRNMAGMIPTNMPFIDPQFSGMQFPHSLFPHYFSGVGMNSNSEDLVDPLNENNVSSMEMKSGDDNNHDLWREPDRVNPEFVPQDDVKSQSSSTGMNYVPPPRRVGGSGGLVRSQQRNNKDKRDRLQDNLHSDHSQYQEFKVNDAYLDERASSSRFSSAAHSNSLRSKTSSESSWDETSTVNKSTKEKRGKKTANIYTESEDDDQDWVPVTPMNLGSELVPNQLKQVLPRPNRNNTEPAQTSGSGSVIPMAPMIIGSNPRQRLDNSGGPPLTFYPTGPPVPFFTMLPFYNVPSENGSSAAPASHVESAENGDIGQSFHPEGVEQSEDFSLRGATAGESPDESNSDILNSDFASHWQNLQFGRFCQSPRQNGPNVYPSPVMVPPAYLQGRVPWDGPGRPLPNMNLVTQLMNYGPRLVPVAPLQSVPNRPNVYQQYVEDMPRYRSGTGTYLPNLKVGVKDRPRRGNYNYDRSDNHGEREGNWNVNSKSRGSGRNHSRNQIDKSTTRLGSSGSRSLNSQRYDSISSQNGPGNVTYGMYPLPASGVPPIGSNGTAVVMVYPFEQNGGFASQNEQFEFGSFGSAGFPGKNEQSPRSEGGREHRIHGASVQRSSPDQPSSPHHQRRV
- the LOC122591082 gene encoding uncharacterized protein LOC122591082 isoform X4 yields the protein MGEIEGWSQMGGGGRLLLPNGLLPNAGPLIESLDSDRWLKAEERTAELITRIQPNQPSEERRNAVADYVQRLIMKCFPCQVFTFGSVPLKTYLPDGDIDLTAFSNNPNLKDSWAREVCDLLETEEKNENAEFHVTEVQYIQAEVKIIKCLVENIVVDISFNQLGGLCTLCFLEEVDNLINQNHLFKRSIILIKAWCYYESRILGAHHGLISTYALETLVLYIFHVFNNSFTGPLEVLYRFLEFFSNFDWDNFCVSLWGPVPINSLPDVTAEPPRKDSGDLLLNKVFLDACSSVYAVFPAGQDNQGQPFLSKYFNVIDPLRVSNNLGRSVSKGNFFRIRSAFAYGADRLARLLDCPKENLVAEVNQFFTNTWDRHGNGNRPDVPVTNSLTFKLSTDAPVRDSSGKKLETDHTHSSNYQSSSPKTNVVTAVHANKNQRNLKLGQLVNDIQRSPFARTRSSPELTDTYKYVPFQETRNKLPETEKNRNRRKNVEADSEKNEPSSLSHAQPHQSFEPTIESNMYHREDMHQKEQDLVNMMASYTFHGFNGPVNLASGHLPFPMSPSFLSSLGYTQRNMAGMIPTNMPFIDPQFSGMQFPHSLFPHYFSGVGMNSNSEDLVDPLNENNVSSMEMKSGDDNNHDLWREPDRVNPEFVPQDDVKSQSSSTGMNYVPPPRRVGGSGGLVRSQQRNNKDKRDRLQDNLHSDHSQYQEFKVNDAYLDERASSSRFSSAAHSNSLRSKTSSESSWDETSTVNKSTKEKRGKKTANIYTESEDDDQDWVPVTPMNLGSELVPNQLKQVLPRPNRNNTEPAQTSGSGSVIPMAPMIIGSNPRQRLDNSGGPPLTFYPTGPPVPFFTMLPFYNVPSENGSSAAPASHVESAENGDIGQSFHPEGVEQSEDFSLRGATAGESPDESNSDILNSDFASHWQNLQFGRFCQSPRQNGPNVYPSPVMVPPAYLQGRVPWDGPGRPLPNMNLVTQLMNYGPRLVPVAPLQSVPNRPNVYQQYVEDMPRYRSGTGTYLPNLKVGVKDRPRRGNYNYDRSDNHGEREGNWNVNSKSRGSGRNHSRNQIDKSTTRLGSSGSRSLNSQRYDSISSQNGPGNVTYGFPGKNEQSPRSEGGREHRIHGASVQRSSPDQPSSPHHQRRV
- the LOC122591082 gene encoding uncharacterized protein LOC122591082 isoform X3; its protein translation is MGEIEGWSQMGGGGRLLLPNGLLPNAGPLIESLDSDRWLKAEERTAELITRIQPNQPSEERRNAVADYVQRLIMKCFPCQVFTFGSVPLKTYLPDGDIDLTAFSNNPNLKDSWAREVCDLLETEEKNENAEFHVTEVQYIQAEVKIIKCLVENIVVDISFNQLGGLCTLCFLEEVDNLINQNHLFKRSIILIKAWCYYESRILGAHHGLISTYALETLVLYIFHVFNNSFTGPLEVLYRFLEFFSNFDWDNFCVSLWGPVPINSLPDVTAEPPRKDSGDLLLNKVFLDACSSVYAVFPAGQDNQGQPFLSKYFNVIDPLRVSNNLGRSVSKGNFFRIRSAFAYGADRLARLLDCPKENLVAEVNQFFTNTWDRHGNGNRPDVPVTNSLTFKLSTDAPVRDSSGKKLETDHTHSSNYQSSSPKTNVVTAVHANKNQRNLKLGQLVNDIQRSPFARTRSSPELTDTYKYVPFQETRNKLPETEKNRNRRKNVEADSEKNEPSSLSHAQPHQSFEPTIESNMYHREDMHQKEQDLVNMMASYTFHGFNGPVNLASGHLPFPMSPSFLSSLGYTQRNMAGMIPTNMPFIDPQFSGMQFPHSLFPHYFSGVGMNSNSEDLVDPLNENNVSSMEMKSGDDNNHDLWREPDRVNPEFVPQDDVKSQSSSTGMNYVPPPRRVGGSGGLVRSQQRNNKDKRDRLQDNLHSDHSQYQEFKVNDAYLDERASSSRFSSAAHSNSLRSKTSSESSWDETSTVNKSTKEKRGKKTANIYTESEDDDQDWVPVTPMNLGSELVPNQLKQVLPRPNRNNTEPAQTSGSGSVIPMAPMIIGSNPRQRLDNSGGPPLTFYPTGPPVPFFTMLPFYNVPSENGSSAAPASHVESAENGDIGQSFHPEGVEQSEDFSLRGATAGESPDESNSDILNSDFASHWQNLQFGRFCQSPRQNGPNVYPSPVMVPPAYLQGRVPWDGPGRPLPNMNLVTQLMNYGPRLVPVAPLQSVPNRPNVYQQYVEDMPRYRSGTGTYLPNLKVGVKDRPRRGNYNYDRSDNHGEREGNWNVNSKSRGSGRNHSRNQIDKSTTRLGSSGSRSLNSQRYDSISSQNGPGNVTYGMYPLPASGVPPIGSNGFPGKNEQSPRSEGGREHRIHGASVQRSSPDQPSSPHHQRRV